GCCACCCGGGCCGCCTGACCGCCGGACAGCGATGTCATCAGCGCCTCTGCGCCCACGTCCAGTCCCAGCTCGGCCAGAACAGCGGGAATCCGGTCCTCGAGGTCCGCGGCACCGCTGGCCAGCCAATGGTCCAGCGCGACGGCGTAGGCGTCGTCGGCCCCTTTGGCTCCGGATCCGAGGCCCTCAGCCGTGGCTTCCATCGCTTCCGTGGCTGCCGCTGCACCGGTGCGGCGCGCAATGTAACCGGCCACGGTCTCACCTTCCACGCGCTCGTGCTCCTGGGGCAGCCAGCCGATAAAGGCGTCGGCGGGAGCAGTGGACACGCTGCCGGCCAGGGGTTCCGCTGCACCGGCAAGCAGGCGAAGGAGGGTGGATTTTCCGGCGCCGTTGGAACCCACCACGCCCACGACGTCGCCCGGCGCGACAGTCAGATTCAGATGCGAGAAAAGGGTGCGGTGTGCGTAGCCGCCGGACAGATCCCGGGCTACGAGTGTTGCAGTCATACCTCCATCCTATTTTGTTTGCGGCCGCCGGTTTTTCGGCGGTGAAATTTGCCGTGTTGCCTGCCCACCCGTCGCCGTACCCTTATCCGGGGCACCGGTCCGGCGTAAGTTTGGCCCATGAACTCGACCTCTCCCACCGGTCCCGGCGCATTGCGCCTGATCTTTCCGCAGTGGCAGGGCGCCTCCGGGCCCGCCACCCACCAGTTGCATCCGGGGGTGGACGCGCACGACACCCAGTTGTCCTTCAACCTTGGTCCGGCCCTCCTGGAGCTGATGGCTCCGGACCATGACGGGGCCACTGCATATGTGCCCGTCAGCACGGACACCACCGACGAGGCGCTGGCAACAGTCGACGGCATCTACGCGCGCGACGCAGTGGTCCGCCAGCTGATGGAGGCACTGAAGATTCTGCGCGACGCGGAACCGACGTCGGTGGTGACCTTCGGCGGCGAGTGTTCGGTCAGTGTGGCTCCCTTCAGCCACTTGGCCTCCGTTTACGGTGACAGCCTTGCGGTGCTGTGGATCGATGCCCATTCCGATACCGGAGTCCCGGGCGATTCCTACACCGGATTCCGTTCCATGGCGCTGGCGACCCTGGCGGGTGAGGGAGATGCCGGAATTATCGCTGAACTGCCGGCGCTGATACCGCCGGCAAACATTCTGCAGGTCGGCCTTCGGCACTGGGACAGCGAGGGCATTGCGGTTAAGGAACGCCTGGGCATCCAAACTGTTGGCATTACGAGCACTCCCCGCGACAACCGCCAGGTGCTCGAATGGATTGCCGGAACCGGCGCACAGCAGTTGGCCATCCACATTGACCTGGATGTCATTGACCGC
This genomic interval from Arthrobacter sunyaminii contains the following:
- a CDS encoding arginase family protein; protein product: MNSTSPTGPGALRLIFPQWQGASGPATHQLHPGVDAHDTQLSFNLGPALLELMAPDHDGATAYVPVSTDTTDEALATVDGIYARDAVVRQLMEALKILRDAEPTSVVTFGGECSVSVAPFSHLASVYGDSLAVLWIDAHSDTGVPGDSYTGFRSMALATLAGEGDAGIIAELPALIPPANILQVGLRHWDSEGIAVKERLGIQTVGITSTPRDNRQVLEWIAGTGAQQLAIHIDLDVIDRRDFTGSVGQDTDGMRMSELVSLVSDAAAVADIVGLSLTEHIPMELVRLGGLLRDLPV